In one Acidibrevibacterium fodinaquatile genomic region, the following are encoded:
- a CDS encoding type II toxin-antitoxin system RelE/ParE family toxin: MELRYYLAGNGYSPFEHWFTRPDAAAAAKVSVTLARLEQGNISNAKRGGEGVLEYRIDWGPGYRVYFGRDGDVLVILLTGGTKKRQQHDIKMAKGMWEDYRRRRPKAR; encoded by the coding sequence ATTGAACTCCGATACTACCTTGCAGGCAACGGCTATAGCCCGTTCGAGCACTGGTTCACCCGACCGGATGCCGCCGCGGCAGCCAAAGTCTCAGTCACTCTCGCGCGCCTCGAACAGGGCAACATCTCGAACGCCAAGAGGGGAGGGGAGGGGGTTCTTGAATATCGTATCGATTGGGGACCTGGTTACCGGGTGTATTTCGGGCGGGATGGCGACGTGCTGGTGATCCTTCTCACGGGCGGCACCAAGAAACGTCAGCAGCACGACATCAAAATGGCAAAAGGCATGTGGGAGGAT